A section of the Callospermophilus lateralis isolate mCalLat2 chromosome 14, mCalLat2.hap1, whole genome shotgun sequence genome encodes:
- the Lyg1 gene encoding lysozyme g-like protein 1: MSALWLLLGLLALTDLSESSNWGCYGNIRTLDTPGATCGVGRRHGLNYCGVRASERLAEIDMPYLVRFQPMMRTVGQRYCVDPAVIAGVLSRQSQGGNFLVNVGNTGNVGNMEDGVRVVQEPNLYTPSSWITESQVSQITGVLTSRIKEIQRRFPTWTPDQYLRGGLCAYSGGPGFVRSSQDLGCDFCNDVLARAKYLKRHGF, translated from the exons ACTTATCTGAAAGCAGCAATTGGGGATGCTACGGAAACATCCGCACCCTGGACACCCCAGGAGCAACCTGTGGGGTTGGAAGACGTCATGGCCTGAACTACTGTG GAGTTCGTGCTTCCGAAAGGCTGGCCGAAATAGACATGCCCTATCTTGTGAGATTTCAACCCATGATGCGAACCGTTGGCCAGAGGTACTGTGTGGATCCTGCAGTGATCGCTGGTGTCTTGTCCAGGCAGTCCCAAGGGGGCAACTTTCTGGTCAACGTGGGCAACACAGGCAACGTGGGCAACATGGAAGATGGAGTCAGGGTGGTGCAG GAACCAAATCTTTATACTCCCTCATCCTGGATCACTGAATCCCAGGTTTCCCAGATAACTGGGGTTCTGACTTCTAGAATCAAAGAAATCCAGAGGCGATTTCCTACCTGGACCCCCGACCAGTACCTGAGAG gtggactcTGTGCCTACAGTGGGGGCCCTGGCTTTGTCAGAAGCAGCCAGGACCTGGGCTGTGACTTCTGCAATGATGTCCTTGCACGAGCCAAGTACCTCAAGAGACATGGCTTCTAG